The DNA segment TTATACATTCTTCTTGACATTTGATCGGATCTGATTTGATCTGATCAATTGTATTATCTGACATATCTAATTGGTCGTGTTGAATTGTTTATCgaatgtttataaaaaatcgtTTGATAGCATAACTACCACTCGAGCATTGAACGCCATATACCGTTTCGGCgaacagaaaagaaagctTGATAGGATAACATTGTCTTGTTCTGTTCATCGCGAAACCAAACGTCCTGCCGATAGTCACCAGCAGGCATAGATTTGGGAAAGAACTTATCCTCAAGCCAGTATTCGGCATGGTACGTTGTGTTCTATACGAAAGGGTGAGGAAAGGGCAGTGAGTAAAAGCTGACGCCGATGGACTACGGTTAAATCATATTTACCCCATGTGGACAGTAGTACAGTAAATGTGGTATAGTTTCGAAAAACACAGACATAAGATGGCGGGAAAATACGTCGTCCGATGGGTTACGCAAATAACTACATACTTCCGTAATTATGCTGATTGGAAAGGGTTGGTAATCGTTCAACCGATAGAATGTTTTCACCTGGAAGTAAAGCAGGTTCAGCACGTTGGGCACTTGGACTGTCAAGTTGAAAAATGTTGGTTTATTTCTCCGTAGCACAGTTTTGCACTGCACCAGTTCCGACACTTCATATGGCGTCTCCGTGCAGACGAACCGTGTCACTCGTACGGTGAACGATTTTGAATTATTCGCGAAaacgattcgattgggatagTACACAGGGACCGGTTGCTGGTTACAGTGTACGGTGTTTAatacgaacaaacaaaaaggcagACTCGCAAAGTACCAAAACGGcacaaatttcattttgcCGGCACGCTCTGCACAACATTTAAAATGAAACTCGAGTAACAATATTTAACATGTGCGTTTATATACGCAGGGGTGTAAGTAGTGGAGAACACATTCTGCAATTAAATTTGGTCTATTACACGGTTAACTATGATTACGGTAACATGATTGCGACTACTTACAGACAATTTGACAATTACAAATCGTGCACGCATTCATGTAATGCATTGTTTACGCAGAGCAAAATTAGTACAGAGTTTGGGATTCAttctagtgatgggaaaaatgaaattttcatcagaatcgattccggctagctccaaagttttctggaatAGATTCCgaatagtaggtccggaataaaattccggaatcagaatcgactccggaattggcaTCGGCTCTGGAACTGGCAGAGTCGGTTTTGGCATCTCTATAAGAATAGGCATTTGTTGCGTTGGCTTATTTCAATTCCAGAGCtcattctcattccggagTTAATTCCATATCTGGCGTCAATCCTGTTACGGTATTGCGATTCTCAggtcgattctgattccgaagccgactccggaatcggaatcgattccagtaTCGGAACCGTCTtaggaattgattccgaacatgGAATTGCAATCGGGTAGGTCTAATTCCGAGTTCCCACCACTACTTCCTTGCAAGATCGCgggctttttttattcttcgtGAATCAATTTGGATCTTCGTTTCTTCACAAAAGTCTATGCAGGTACCAGTAAAGTTTACTATAACGCTACTATGTTTCACCTACATATTCCGTATAATGTCCGTTGGCGTGTCAAACACAAGACTACCGAACCTGCCCATATTTTTGTAGATACGCAGGCAAAATAcaaatgaatttgtttttttttatcccaaTCATGGAATAATGTTGACATGGCGATCTCATGCGATCATTAGGCATGTGCAACTGTGCAAAGGTTGAATCAAAGAAACAACAATGTCATCAGCATACAACCTTCGGGATGTGCACAATGTTCGCACATCAATCAGTCAGGCTGGCTGTACCGGTTCCCCTTTCCCATCATCCGCATATGAGTATCTGTGTCATTTAGCAATCAATTAGCACACCCGAGCAATTGACCGGGCGGACGAGCAGCGAAAGGCAAACTAACTCAATGTAAAATCAAACGCTCTCCAGCGTATGGAAAGCTCCGCTCATATCCACCGATCACAATGCAATTgacgtgtttgtgtttgtgtgttgcggCGTGGTGGCAAGTTCGATTACGAGTAGAGCGATCGATAAGTGTTCGATATGTCTTAGTTGCCCACTTGAGCACACTTGGGGACGGACAACGATGGAGCACACACCAGCGTGTCTAGGTCACGACACTACACAGCCTTATCGGAATGGAACAATCGGAGATGGCAGGTGACTACTGTGCCTCATCAAAGTGTGCGTATGAGCAGGCCAGCTGGTCTGTGTACCGGCGTTAGATCGTAGCCTACTACACGGCAAACGGCTTCGGCACTTACCTCGTACAATGTAGTACCAGTAGTTGGTGGTACCGTTCGGCATGGTACGCATTGCGCCGCGATCCTTGATGGTGCTCCACATCTGCGTCTGCTCGGTGTGCAGAATCATTGCGTAGGACAGGAACACTACGACCACCATGAAGAAGAGCAGCAGCGCGTACACCAACAGTTGCCCGGCCACGTTGTTTGCCATGCTGCCTGCCCGTTACGGATACTCCTTATTACAGAAAACACGAATTGCACGAATCTTTTCTCGAACCACCAAATTCTTTAATAATTCTCCGCTCAGCCGCTAGTTTTAAGCGTTTTTTCTCTCCGCACTGCTGAATTTGGTGGAGTACTAGATGTTATCGTACGCGGCAGCGTGCGTCGAACCAGCGTACTGTTTACACCAAATGTTTACCGTTGTTCTCTTTACCCGCCGTGCTCTGTTACGTTGCTTTCTCActgtttctttctctccctcgaACCGTAAAACCTTCCCTACGATAGCAATCAATACACACGCGTGTGATAAGCTCTTTTCGGTGTCACAATTACCAAGCCGTTGGGACCGTTTGACACGCACGAATCCAACAACATCAAACCTTCCGCAACGCAACCAATCCAAACACGCACGACGATGACGCAGTTCACTACGCCAATGCTGTTGTGATCTCACTATCGCTACACACTGGAAGACGAAGGTATCTCTGCTCACCTAAAGCACACTGATCGAACGAAACCGCGTGTGAAACTCTGCGCCGTTGTTTGACGAATGTTTTTACTCCACGAAAACACGCGCACTGTGCGCTTCTCGAATAACGCTGCGCCGATGCTGTTTGCTTCCCTCAGGGGAcggcgcacacatacacccatcCGCTCGAAAGCTGTGGGTCACCCGGTTTTAGTGTGCTCCGGTGGAGCAAACATTCACGTGCCCGTACaccacccatacacacacacatgcacagtgGGTGAACAAGGAGGGGAGCGCACAccgtataaaaacaaaacccgcaAAAGAACCGCAAAACAGCAAGCAACCCCCGcaggaagggagagagagagagatgcttACAACACCCTTTTATCGCTTGCGGATGGGTGCAGCGTAGGGGGTGATTTCATCCGGTCGATATGAACTCTTCGCCTTGGTCACACACTCTACTGTGAGATGTTGGATGGttcatgtgtatgtgtatgtgtttgtttgtgctcgGCTAAAGGGGTGCGTAACAACATCGCAACATTGCACTAAACCGCGTTGTCGTTGTTATGCGATCCTCAAGCGGGGCCACTTACACACGCCCGAACCCCGAACCGCGCAGTTACAAACGGAGTGGCTAAACCGAAAGAAATACACATTGGAAGCACAACTACAGCAACAACATTACACGTGTGGAGCGGCATGCGAGTTTTGACCGAGATTTGATCCAACCAGCAACCGTCAAATGATCGTCAAAGAGGGGGCAAACGCTTTTAACGACCTTCACGGCTTCAAGTTCCAGTTAGTCGCCGgtgaaaaagtttgttttttttctcttattttGGTAGCACTCAACATCATCGCCCCACTTGTGGTTAGGGTTGGTTGAGTGTGTTCGAGGGGTTTCTATGTATTTTCACCCGATGCGTCATTGCCGGCTGTTTAAAGCCGTACTTTTCGGGCCACCGTTGAAACATTATAGTTTTGGGTAATCGTATTCTCTTATTTGGAtcagttttgctttttacTTGCTCATTCACTTAACTATTGACTATTGCACTCGGAGTTGGAGTTCTTGTCACGTAAACTGAATATTGGTGTATAGATGATTAGGTAACTTGCTCCATTAGTCATTTTATTGCCTTGACAATGCAACAAACTTTACAATGCTTTTAAAGGATCTTAAATGCTGTTGCTCTTTTAAGGATTAACTTAATCTAAAATTTGTGTCATAATCATGAATTTGATCAATTGACAaatcaaaaagtaaaaaattgTACATCAATATGGCTTACGAGTTTTGAAGAACTCTTTTCGGACCGTACATAAACacctttttcattttttaggCAGCTTTTAGTCCAGTCCGTGGTACAtccgtcaactcgtacgacttaatagcATGcgcgtcgtgggttcaagcctcatatggaTTGTCGTCGCCCCGTAACAAGGACAGACTTGACAATTCGGGTGTgtggtaatcaataagtctcAAAAGCCTATATATGCAGGCATTACCGTATAGGCCGTTCATAAAAACTCGTAGTTCGTAAAAACTAAATTATCTTCTCATGTGTACAATCGTCCATGTAATCATAACTATGCCATATGTtggttgtttgattttggcaAACAATAaagctcttcttcttcttcttcttttggctcaacaaccgttgtcggtgaAGGCCTGCCTgcaccacttgtggggttttctttcagtgacttatggaatatccccccatagcaggatagtcaagtcctacgtatggcggcacatCCGTAtgggggcttgaacccattacgggcatgttgttaagtcgtacgagttgagaACTGTACCAAGAGACCGGCCAGAgaataaagtaaaatatttatttttgtttggacGCATTCAATGTACTGATAGGTCATCCATCAAATGACCGCAAAACATAGTGCACAAAACCAGGATCATCAGGTGTAGCAGTACCGTCTATTCCGTGAAGCATCGTCGCCAATAAAACGGAATGGCTATTTGGTTGTTAGCAGTGAGAGCTCTTTCTTGAGAACCATGAATACTACAACATGGCCGTGGAGGTATCATTCATAACACCAGGATCAGAGAGTACTATCACGACTTCGGATTAACTATACCAGGCTCATCTACACCTTTTTGCTAAAGGCTATCCCACCACTATGCAGTTGCTGTTGCGTTGATATAACCATGCGCTACATTTTCACCGAATGCCATAGGTACAATGGACGACTATCATTTCACCAGACATGGATTTCCAGCAAAAACTTATAAACCAAACaataatttcaaatgaaaacaattaaataattacaaataataaataagaaaGTTAAATTATAAGATCAGATTTAAGTTTGTGATTAAAAGAGGCAAATTAGGCATAGGTCTGTAGCGGGCGTCTCGATCCCTATTTATAAACATAAGACACACACCACTATACTAGCATAAGGTTAGATGCCGAACGACGAAGGAGCACGAAGTAGGAAATAAAATATAGTTAGTAAGATCTCAACCACTAAACCATAAAGAGTTAGAGCATTACCATAATACGATCATCCGAAACCCATCGCGAAAGATTAACTTCCCAAAGGTCCAATATGTCAAAACACTCTaagcaataaatttaaaagaaacaatttattgatccactatataaaaatatatgtatCCGTAAGAAATATGCTTGTAAATTGACATCGTTAATCGTAGAGTTCTCGTCAAGACATTTAACCTAGCAAAATTCGATCTGACCTGTATTGTGTATACTGAAATTATTGCATTACTAAAATTACTGAAATTACTTgaacatttaattttaaatctaCTTAACAGCACTTAGAGTTCAAAACCTGGCAAGTATGTCattttagaaaatattaatattaaaaaacttGATCAAACTCAACCGTTCAGCCGTTCATTTGGCATAGTAATAATTATCTTTTGTTACCGTGCTGCTTTTCTGAATGCTTCATCAATATTCctatcaataaaaaaaaagtcgaatctttcatttaaatgaaattcaaCTTCAAAAAGTTTGTCAAACACTTGGCTTAGGTGCTAAACTAATAAACGCGTAAAACTCTATCGCCGCAGCATTGTCGATCTTGGGCGAAGTTTTTACTTCTCTTGTCAGTAGAATATTGCAAGCAAGCAATAATATAAAGCAAGCACTTCGTgaagaaataaatataatGCAAAACATGACACTGACAAACCCAGATCCTGACATACGCTGATGACATAGACATCATTgatctgcggctctcctatgtagcagaagcctaccaagggatcgagcaggcggcagagaacctcggattgcagataaactcAGCAACTCTTTCAACAACAAATCCAAActtacgtaggcgtgacgtacagatgtaggtgaacgcacttttgaagtcttCCCAGAATTAACCTATCtagggtcaaaggtcagcaacggcAAAAGCATGGTaattgagttgcgcgcaaggttgttggctgccaaccggtcattctacagcctgaaaaatcagttcacctcaaagaacatGTCGCAACGCACGAAGCtgggactctatagcacctatatatatatatagcgttttcggacactcctgaggcagaccaagaccgcaaagcagCGCCGGATGAgtaaagtaagtaagtaaaacaTGCCAATAGTGTGTAATCTTaacaaacatatttgtttAGTTACTTTAAGGTTATAGATCGTTACTTATCGCGCATCAATCCTCTAAGTgacacattcaaacacatcCATACCACGCCGCCAGGACCTAAAACCTCTCACTACACCTTGCGGGTAAAGTATGGTACCATGGCCAATGGTACCGGATAGTTTCGCAACCATTTCGGACCAGTGTGCAGTTCGCCACTGTTGCCATCTGTCCATGAGCCGCGGGGCAGATAAATGTCACGAGCTCGAGCATTTTCCACAGTAACCGGTGCAGCAATGATGTCGTCACCGAGCAGATATTCTAAgggaaaattgagaaaaccaaaaaacaaaacgaaatcaGCTTCAAATCGGGAAGAATGTGAACCTCATCCCACCACACTTACGATCGTAGATTTGTTGGGCAGTTTGGTCGCTCGGATCGACCCACCAGAGCGGCGGGTTTACGGGCAACCCGTCGGACACGGCCAGTGCAAAACGCTCCATGATGGCCGGTGCCATCCGTCGGTGCAGTTCGGTCATCGCCAGCGCTATCTGGACGGTTTCAGCGTCAAAGTCCCACGGTACGAACGAGTACTGAATGCTCGGCATGAACACGTTCGCCTGCAGCCAGCGGATGAACATTTCCTTCGACGGTGGGCTGTCGTCGTATCCGTTGCCACCGACCATGTCCGGCAGCACGAGCGGGTAGCCGACCATATTCAGCTGCAGCAGTGTGGTGATCAGCGTCGGCAGTCCATTGTTCCATCCCCAGTTGGAGTCTTTGTCAATCATGCGCACAAACACGGGCAGATCCTGCGTGCCGAGGGCGGACCGTACTTCGACCAGATCGCCGAACCGTGCGACCGTGCGCAGATAATCACCGACGATCTGGCTGGGCCTAAGGTTCGCGGGCCCATTTAGCAGCGGGTCCGGCGGTGTCCAGCTGCTCTCGCCAGCGTCAAACTTGAAACTATCGATGCCGGACTCATCCAGTATGGCTTGCAGCCGGGCGCTGAACCATTCGCGAACTTCCGCCTTGCTAAAGTCCACGTAAGCCGCCTGACCGCGCACCGAGTTCCACCATTCGGTGTCCGTGTTGCCGGTATGATCCGCCACCAGGTAGCCGCGCCGCCGTGCCTCGGAGTACCACGGTTCGCACCCCTTGTTGATAAACGGATGAATCCAGAGCGTGGTCCGTGCGAACCCGAGCTGCCGGATCGCGGTGATCGTGTTGCGAATGTTCGGGAACTTCGTTTGGTTGAATGTGAGCGCCCCGTAGCACCACTCCCAATCATCGTCCAGCTCGTACTGGCCACGGAATCCGTTCGAAACGATCTCGCCGGCAAACTGGCGCACGATCGCATCGTTAATGTCGCGCTTGTACCGGGCCCAGGTGGACCAGATCGGTTCCATTACCATCGATTCCGCGGGATGCCCCGTAGGTTTGCCCAGGATGCGTTCGATCGCACCCATGTGCGCAGCTCGGGCATCCGCAGCCACGCCGATCGTGTAGCGCACGTCGTAGCTGGTCCCGTGCGTGTCGTACGGCAGGGCGGCTCGTGTCTCGAAGCACATAAAGCCCGGCTGGCCATAGTTCTGGTCGACAAACAGCGGCGTCCAAGGGTCGACGTACAGGAACGAGCCGTACGCATTCAACCAGTACCGATCGCCTACCGCACTGTTGTTCGCCTCCTTCGAAAGCATGCTGTACCGGTTGAACCGCAGCTTCTGTACCGGCCAGTATTGGTGCTTTTGCTGCGGTCCACCGTACCAATTTGTGGCGAGCAGATTGACACAGTCGACGTTGGTGACGCTGCTGGGCACCTCATTGCGTATCACGGCAAACTGTGAGTAAGCGGTCGTGTCCACTTCCCTCGCCAGCTCCAGTACGGTACCGTCCGTTGCGGCATTCGTGAGCGTAAACCCGGCGGCCGTTTCTGTGTAGACGGCCGCCGGATCCAGGTTAGCGCTGAGCCGAATCTGCTGCACCACCTGGCCGGAGGACTGTACGACGCGCAGTTCACGTGTCTGCAGGTTTACGTTGACAACGGTTGACGCCTCGTTGAACGTTAGGCTGTACTCGGTCGTCTGTGCGTACACACCGCCCATCGGCCGAAGGGCGaccagaacaaaaaaactgcttaACAAGATGGGCAACATCTCGAATGGTTCCCTACGCACGGCACACTTTAGACAAACACTAACCGTAACTGGACAAATTGTGATCCATGGAGAGAATAACAGAGCGCATAACGGGCCGGGCAGGGCGCTTAAATAGTATTGCTGTGCTGCTGAAGTGCTCTGgtaaatattttgcttttggcTACGGTAGGAAATCAATTGCTGGACAGCAAAAGGGGAAGTTGACAAAGCCCTTGAGAATATACTTTCTTTATCTTGCCACCAGCACACCACCTTCCATTGCAATCTGAACAAAATGACACTCTGTATTCTGTAGTTGGATGACTTTTTCAGGtttttgttgagttttgtttacAAAGAAACTGTGTACACAAACATTTTTGTGGTGCATCctataaaattataaaattatgatagaaaaacttttaaatgtatcaaaatcataatgttttaattgcatGTTACGAAGGCGAACATGCAGCATGCAT comes from the Anopheles coluzzii chromosome 2, AcolN3, whole genome shotgun sequence genome and includes:
- the LOC125906567 gene encoding uncharacterized protein LOC125906567, which translates into the protein MKFVPFWYFASLPFCLFVLNTVHCNQQPVPVYYPNRIVFANNSKSFTVRVTRFVCTETPYEVSELVQCKTVLRRNKPTFFNLTVQVPNVLNLLYFQVKTFYRLNDYQPFPISIITEVCSYLRNPSDDVFSRHLMSVFFETIPHLLYYCPHGNTTYHAEYWLEDKFFPKSMPAGDYRQDVWFRDEQNKTMLSYQAFFSVRRNGIWRSMLEW
- the LOC120950953 gene encoding myogenesis-regulating glycosidase; this encodes MLPILLSSFFVLVALRPMGGVYAQTTEYSLTFNEASTVVNVNLQTRELRVVQSSGQVVQQIRLSANLDPAAVYTETAAGFTLTNAATDGTVLELAREVDTTAYSQFAVIRNEVPSSVTNVDCVNLLATNWYGGPQQKHQYWPVQKLRFNRYSMLSKEANNSAVGDRYWLNAYGSFLYVDPWTPLFVDQNYGQPGFMCFETRAALPYDTHGTSYDVRYTIGVAADARAAHMGAIERILGKPTGHPAESMVMEPIWSTWARYKRDINDAIVRQFAGEIVSNGFRGQYELDDDWEWCYGALTFNQTKFPNIRNTITAIRQLGFARTTLWIHPFINKGCEPWYSEARRRGYLVADHTGNTDTEWWNSVRGQAAYVDFSKAEVREWFSARLQAILDESGIDSFKFDAGESSWTPPDPLLNGPANLRPSQIVGDYLRTVARFGDLVEVRSALGTQDLPVFVRMIDKDSNWGWNNGLPTLITTLLQLNMVGYPLVLPDMVGGNGYDDSPPSKEMFIRWLQANVFMPSIQYSFVPWDFDAETVQIALAMTELHRRMAPAIMERFALAVSDGLPVNPPLWWVDPSDQTAQQIYDQYLLGDDIIAAPVTVENARARDIYLPRGSWTDGNSGELHTGPKWLRNYPVPLAMVPYFTRKV